CGATCATTGAAAAAGCAGCAGCATTGTTCCCGCGGATTGAGACAAAAGAATAGTTCAAACAGAAATGGGGAGACCGATTCGGCCTCCCCATTCTACATCATCTCGTATGTAAATGTTCTCTATGAGCAGGAAGAACCAAACTCAGGAGAAATTACAAAACCTTCTCGCATGCCTGAATTAACAAAATCAATCACCTGACCATCCAGGAAAGAGTTCAGGCTTTTTTCTGCAAGCAGCTCAATGCCGTTCAAAGTCATCCTGGTATCATTTTCACCCGGCTCATCCAGAGCCAGCCCCAGACGGGGGCCACCTCAACCAAAACCTTCAAACACCACCCGCAGCAGCTTGCCGGGGTTCTGGGCCAGAATCGGCTCCAGAGCTGTCTTTGCCGCATCTGTAATCTTCATGACGCCGCTCCTTTGTAAGTATTCATATATTTGAATATAGCAAGTGGTTCTGACAAAAGCCAGAAAATTTTAATGGCAATTATGACAAAAAAGAACAGCAGTAGTCAGATACGGTCTGGACCTTCATGGTGAAGGAA
Above is a window of Trichlorobacter lovleyi SZ DNA encoding:
- a CDS encoding iron-sulfur cluster biosynthesis family protein yields the protein MKITDAAKTALEPILAQNPGKLLRVVFEGFGUGGPRLGLALDEPGENDTRMTLNGIELLAEKSLNSFLDGQVIDFVNSGMREGFVISPEFGSSCS